The Desulfovibrio desulfuricans DSM 642 genome includes a window with the following:
- the glgP gene encoding alpha-glucan family phosphorylase — MNFDNTTVTLFEVSWEVCNKVGGIYSVVSSKALQAVEQFGEDYFLLGPSLAENVGFEETDENIWDSLRLAFATKDLKCRMGRWNIPGRPKAILVDFAKRYSSNQLLYDLWKNYGVDSLSGGWDYIEPVMFATACSAVIAAIHESRVEPLEGRSVALFHEWMCGAGLLSLKKMSPGIGTVFTTHATMLGRAMAGTGRDIYSNLRSINPANEAAALNITAKWSLEGASAREADVFTTVSPITGEESTVLLGRQPDVITTNGLDMRVIPDYSVDRSRPTEHRARIVEASNRFLRCELPANTRIFAISGRYEMHNKGVDIFLDALAKLEQSLAGTDASILALCLVMGGHTGVNAAAVSGDPEANDNGLPFICTHFAWNAPQDPILNACHRLGLNNRPENRVKVIFVPAMLNGEDGFLNMPYDDVMSACDVGCFPSWYEPWGYTPQESAAWAVPTITTDLSGFGMWARTQLQEGAAAPKGVCVMPRRGMNLEQSATVLHEHLIRAATCAVDDLPQWRAEARALAEKSSWQFFFENYVRAFEIAFKKASTRINCDCGHAALARVLSTSCSATPFLRPIMAVAEVPEELSRLRDIARNVWWCWHDKAKALFMALSPSHWENWRNPLRVLEQADPERFRDLLENEDYMNLYREVVAKFDAYMAEPIRSLSTDVTPEAPIAYFSTEYGLSESIPIYSGGLGVLSGDHLKSASDMAIPLVGVGLLYKNGYFRQDIDADGRQVAQYPVNNFGLMPISMVYDADNQPVYVQLELPGRLLFARVWKLAVGRITLYLMDTDTRRNTDEDRRITDKLYEANREVRLLQEMLLGMGGMRLLRTMRIMPSVFHMNEGHSAFMAMERLQECLSMGMNYTEATVRVRSNTVFTTHTPVPAGNESFSLELMERYFSGIAANLGLSWQQFVQLGQIEGGNSNSFEMTVLALRHSCWANGVSRLHGVVSRHMWNNLWKSLPVAETPIGHVTNGIHMPSYVGSWMHELLHQYLGSGWMQSPPGSGVWDKVDQIPDEAFWAARMHQKEALLDDLRRRIPEFIQKFHLSADERKHMESMLKPDTLIIGFARRFAPYKRATLIFADPDRLARILSNTNRPVVLVFSGKAHPADEAGINMIQEVLRMCRDERFLGRIFFVENYSLAVSRIMAQGCDVWLNTPRRPHEASGTSGMKLPVNGGINLSISDGWWCEGYNRQNGWTIGPVVSTELPSSEQNDYADAEDLYSLLENAVVPLYFERDAEGLPLEWIATAKRSLKSLTAMYSSNRMLNDYIRQFYLRAARRRNMLRDNNWEACRALAAWQSDLPARFGTVKVDELTISGVENNTMICGEPVSVQLRMHLGEMKPQEILVQLVIGQALINGSFRDKPEILRLEPRAGENGQECMRYTASYIPTFSGHYRYGVRIMPVHPAQASPLETDNILWA, encoded by the coding sequence ATGAATTTCGATAATACCACCGTCACGTTGTTTGAGGTCAGTTGGGAAGTCTGCAACAAGGTGGGGGGCATCTACTCTGTGGTCAGCAGCAAGGCATTGCAGGCTGTAGAGCAGTTTGGCGAGGACTATTTTCTCCTTGGCCCGTCCCTGGCGGAGAATGTGGGTTTTGAAGAAACTGACGAGAATATCTGGGATTCGCTCCGTCTTGCATTTGCTACAAAGGATCTCAAATGCCGTATGGGCCGCTGGAATATCCCCGGTCGCCCCAAGGCCATTCTGGTGGATTTTGCCAAGAGATATTCCAGTAACCAGCTTTTGTACGATCTGTGGAAAAATTACGGTGTGGATTCGCTTTCCGGAGGATGGGACTATATTGAACCCGTCATGTTCGCCACGGCCTGCAGTGCGGTTATCGCGGCCATTCATGAAAGCCGTGTAGAACCCCTTGAGGGACGTAGCGTTGCCCTGTTCCACGAATGGATGTGCGGCGCGGGCCTGCTTTCACTCAAAAAAATGTCACCCGGCATAGGCACGGTATTCACCACCCATGCCACCATGCTTGGGCGGGCCATGGCCGGAACCGGGCGGGATATCTATTCCAACCTGCGCAGCATCAACCCCGCCAACGAGGCCGCAGCCCTGAACATCACGGCCAAGTGGTCGCTTGAGGGGGCCAGCGCGCGCGAGGCGGACGTGTTCACCACCGTCAGCCCCATCACCGGGGAGGAATCAACGGTGCTGCTGGGGCGGCAGCCTGATGTCATCACCACCAACGGTCTGGATATGCGGGTTATCCCCGATTATTCCGTAGACCGCTCCCGCCCCACTGAACACCGGGCGCGCATAGTGGAGGCCTCCAACCGCTTTCTACGTTGCGAACTGCCCGCAAACACACGCATTTTTGCCATTTCTGGCCGCTATGAAATGCACAACAAGGGCGTGGACATCTTTCTTGATGCCCTGGCAAAACTTGAGCAAAGCCTCGCGGGCACGGACGCTTCCATTCTGGCCCTGTGCCTTGTCATGGGCGGGCATACGGGCGTTAATGCCGCTGCGGTTTCTGGCGACCCCGAGGCCAACGACAACGGCCTGCCCTTTATCTGCACGCATTTCGCCTGGAACGCGCCGCAAGATCCGATTCTCAATGCCTGCCATCGGTTGGGTCTGAACAACAGGCCGGAAAACAGGGTCAAGGTCATCTTTGTGCCAGCCATGCTCAATGGGGAAGACGGCTTTTTGAATATGCCCTACGATGATGTCATGTCGGCCTGCGATGTGGGTTGCTTCCCCTCCTGGTACGAGCCGTGGGGGTATACGCCGCAGGAAAGCGCGGCCTGGGCCGTGCCCACCATTACCACTGATCTTTCAGGTTTTGGCATGTGGGCGCGCACACAGTTGCAGGAGGGGGCCGCTGCGCCCAAGGGCGTGTGCGTCATGCCCCGCCGGGGCATGAACCTTGAGCAAAGCGCCACAGTGCTGCACGAGCATCTGATCCGCGCCGCCACCTGCGCAGTGGATGATTTGCCCCAATGGCGCGCGGAGGCGCGTGCGCTGGCGGAAAAATCATCGTGGCAGTTCTTTTTTGAAAACTACGTCAGAGCCTTTGAAATAGCCTTCAAAAAAGCCTCCACCCGGATTAACTGTGATTGCGGGCATGCGGCTCTGGCGAGGGTGCTTTCCACATCGTGTTCTGCCACGCCATTTTTGCGGCCCATAATGGCTGTTGCCGAGGTGCCGGAAGAGCTTTCCCGCCTGCGCGACATTGCCCGCAACGTGTGGTGGTGCTGGCACGACAAGGCCAAGGCCCTGTTCATGGCCCTGAGCCCCTCCCATTGGGAAAACTGGCGTAATCCTCTCAGAGTGCTGGAGCAGGCCGATCCGGAGCGCTTCCGCGATCTGCTGGAAAATGAAGACTACATGAATCTTTACCGTGAGGTCGTCGCCAAGTTTGACGCCTACATGGCCGAGCCCATCCGTTCGCTCAGCACGGATGTGACGCCAGAAGCCCCCATTGCCTACTTTTCCACAGAATACGGCCTGAGCGAATCCATCCCCATTTATTCCGGCGGGCTGGGCGTCCTCTCTGGCGATCACCTCAAGTCAGCCTCGGACATGGCTATCCCCCTGGTGGGCGTTGGGCTTTTATACAAAAACGGGTACTTCCGGCAGGATATAGACGCCGATGGGCGGCAGGTGGCCCAGTATCCCGTCAACAACTTCGGCCTCATGCCCATTTCGATGGTGTACGATGCGGACAATCAGCCGGTCTATGTGCAGCTTGAACTGCCGGGCCGTCTGCTGTTTGCAAGGGTGTGGAAACTGGCCGTGGGCCGCATAACCCTGTACCTCATGGATACGGACACCCGTCGCAATACTGATGAAGACCGCCGCATTACCGACAAGCTCTATGAGGCCAACCGCGAGGTACGCCTGTTGCAGGAAATGCTGCTGGGCATGGGCGGCATGCGGCTGCTGCGCACGATGCGCATAATGCCCAGCGTTTTTCATATGAATGAAGGGCACTCGGCCTTTATGGCAATGGAACGCCTTCAGGAATGCCTGAGCATGGGCATGAACTATACCGAGGCAACTGTGCGAGTGCGCTCCAATACGGTCTTTACCACGCACACGCCCGTGCCTGCTGGCAACGAATCGTTTTCTCTGGAGCTGATGGAACGGTATTTCAGCGGGATCGCCGCCAACCTTGGTTTGTCCTGGCAGCAATTTGTGCAGCTTGGGCAGATAGAGGGCGGCAACAGCAATTCCTTTGAAATGACGGTGCTGGCTTTGCGGCATTCGTGCTGGGCCAACGGTGTGAGCCGTCTGCACGGTGTTGTTTCGCGCCACATGTGGAACAACCTCTGGAAAAGCCTGCCCGTGGCGGAAACGCCCATCGGGCACGTTACCAACGGTATTCACATGCCGTCCTATGTGGGCAGCTGGATGCATGAACTGCTGCACCAGTACCTTGGTTCTGGCTGGATGCAGTCGCCTCCCGGTTCCGGCGTATGGGACAAGGTGGACCAGATTCCTGACGAGGCCTTCTGGGCGGCCCGCATGCACCAGAAGGAAGCCCTGCTTGACGACCTGCGCCGCCGGATCCCGGAATTTATCCAGAAGTTTCATCTGTCAGCGGATGAGCGCAAGCACATGGAATCCATGCTCAAACCCGATACCCTCATCATCGGTTTTGCCCGCAGATTCGCCCCCTACAAGCGCGCCACGCTGATTTTTGCAGACCCGGACAGGTTGGCCCGCATACTCAGCAATACCAATCGGCCTGTGGTGCTGGTATTTTCCGGCAAGGCGCATCCAGCGGACGAGGCGGGCATCAACATGATTCAGGAAGTGCTGCGCATGTGCCGCGACGAGCGCTTTCTGGGCCGCATATTCTTTGTGGAAAACTACAGTCTGGCTGTATCGCGCATTATGGCGCAGGGCTGCGATGTCTGGCTCAATACGCCGCGCAGGCCGCACGAGGCCTCGGGCACCAGCGGTATGAAACTGCCCGTCAACGGCGGCATCAACCTGAGTATTTCTGACGGCTGGTGGTGCGAGGGCTATAACCGGCAGAACGGCTGGACCATTGGTCCGGTGGTTTCCACAGAACTGCCCAGCAGCGAGCAGAATGACTACGCCGATGCCGAGGACCTGTATTCACTACTGGAAAACGCTGTTGTACCCCTGTACTTTGAGCGCGATGCAGAAGGCCTGCCCCTGGAATGGATTGCCACGGCCAAGCGTTCACTTAAAAGTCTCACGGCCATGTACAGCAGCAACCGCATGCTCAATGATTATATACGCCAGTTTTATCTGCGGGCAGCGCGCAGGCGCAACATGCTGCGCGACAACAACTGGGAGGCCTGCCGTGCCCTTGCCGCATGGCAGAGTGATTTGCCCGCGCGCTTTGGCACGGTCAAGGTGGACGAACTGACCATCAGCGGTGTGGAAAACAATACCATGATCTGCGGCGAACCCGTGAGTGTGCAACTGCGCATGCACCTTGGCGAAATGAAGCCGCAGGAAATTCTGGTGCAGCTTGTGATCGGGCAGGCGCTCATTAACGGCAGCTTCCGCGACAAGCCGGAAATATTGCGGCTTGAACCAAGAGCAGGAGAAAACGGACAGGAATGCATGCGCTATACCGCAAGTTACATTCCAACGTTCAGCGGTCATTACCGATACGGCGTACGCATCATGCCCGTGCATCCGGCGCAGGCTTCGCCGCTGGAAACGGATAATATCCTCTGGGCCTAG
- a CDS encoding glycoside hydrolase family 57 protein: MPALCLCFNIHEPYQFRRYTVFDMGQSSVYEDDDRNCETMLRAARLCYLPAAEMLLRLVRRHEGAFAVSLCVSGTALDLFEQYTPEVTESLCALAATGCVEFVAETSAHSLAFLYSREEFDRQVKAQSARIKKLFGKKPTTFMHTECVFNNDLAAALQQLGFKTALAEGADQVLGWRSPNWVYRPVSGPKMNLLLRNTALSDDMGLRFGDRGWSDWPLTADKFASWCHSLGDKADVINIYNDFHIFGLRHGQDSGIFDFMSALPEALLRDNRFRFATPGSIAGKRAPAGEVDVPQFVSWEESGHDLTSWLGNDMQKDAIHTLYSLAALVRASGDKMLLHDYERLQTADHFRHMSTKWFSGPRQDRPSPFDSPYDAYITYMNVLADFELRLEAAELAGKELKPRRARKNSLRSGTNASV, from the coding sequence ATGCCTGCGCTATGTCTGTGTTTCAATATACATGAGCCGTACCAGTTCCGCCGCTACACGGTTTTCGATATGGGGCAGAGCTCCGTTTACGAAGACGATGACCGCAACTGCGAAACCATGCTGCGCGCGGCGCGCCTATGTTATCTGCCAGCCGCAGAAATGCTGCTCAGGCTTGTGCGCCGTCATGAAGGCGCGTTTGCGGTATCGCTGTGCGTTTCGGGCACCGCTCTGGATCTTTTTGAGCAGTACACCCCTGAAGTCACAGAAAGCCTGTGCGCCCTCGCGGCTACGGGCTGCGTGGAATTTGTTGCCGAAACCTCGGCGCATTCGCTGGCCTTTCTGTATTCACGCGAGGAATTTGACAGACAGGTCAAGGCGCAGAGCGCGCGCATCAAAAAACTGTTTGGCAAAAAGCCCACCACCTTCATGCATACGGAATGCGTGTTCAACAATGACCTTGCCGCCGCCTTGCAACAGCTTGGTTTTAAAACCGCGCTGGCCGAGGGTGCGGATCAGGTGCTTGGCTGGCGCAGCCCCAACTGGGTGTACCGCCCGGTTTCCGGCCCCAAGATGAATCTTTTACTGCGCAATACGGCCCTTTCTGACGACATGGGCCTGCGCTTTGGCGACAGGGGCTGGAGCGACTGGCCGCTCACAGCCGACAAGTTCGCCTCGTGGTGCCACAGCCTGGGCGACAAGGCGGATGTGATCAATATTTACAATGATTTTCATATATTCGGCCTGCGTCATGGGCAGGATTCGGGCATCTTCGATTTTATGTCGGCCCTGCCCGAGGCCCTGCTGCGCGACAACCGCTTCAGGTTTGCCACGCCCGGCTCCATTGCCGGAAAGCGCGCCCCCGCCGGAGAGGTGGACGTGCCCCAGTTCGTGTCGTGGGAAGAAAGCGGCCATGACCTGACCTCGTGGCTTGGCAACGACATGCAGAAAGACGCCATCCATACGCTTTACAGCCTGGCCGCCCTGGTGAGGGCCAGCGGCGACAAGATGCTGCTGCACGACTATGAGCGCCTGCAAACCGCCGACCATTTCCGGCACATGTCCACCAAGTGGTTTTCCGGCCCTCGGCAGGACAGACCCAGCCCCTTTGACAGCCCCTATGATGCCTATATCACCTATATGAATGTGCTGGCAGATTTTGAGCTGCGTCTTGAAGCCGCAGAACTGGCAGGCAAGGAACTCAAGCCCCGCAGGGCACGCAAGAACAGCCTCCGTTCCGGCACTAATGCGTCCGTTTAA
- a CDS encoding amylo-alpha-1,6-glucosidase translates to MRFSFDKAACQNTRRALHREWLLTNERGDCSGSSILCCNTRKYHGLLAVNTPYGRHVLLSALEESVCGGGREFFFSTRQHPGTLYPNGHEYLEAFQLDQWPQSTYRVGEVSLSREVLLARNKSLLLLRYELRGPEDIPPLTLRIKPLLAYRNIHALTRANPALRTDTLLVAGGFAARPYESLPPLYIQAAGDSGKACTRAVNAEGAATSEKCGPHAAASFLAEPDWCRNVEYFEERERGFDDSEDLFMPGTLEIALPPLPQGGYVYVAAGTDACGENLRTLWEAESRARTDAHLAGGGLAGQLAQAGGQFCITTPSGRATVIAGYPWFDDWGRDTLISLPGLTFYAGREEFGLHVLAEVGRHIRNGLVPNMFSESGEQAYNSVDASLWYAFALQQVLAAVPDGLAWVRQHAWDALKAIIKGYRKGPGMGIFVDAEGLLHAGDAHTQLTWMDAQVNGCPVTPRHGCPVEINALWYNTLAFADSLAAAFQEPLLTGERQRAAMRDAFLRRFWATEEGGYLGDVWRNGQLDRSVRPNQIFAVSLPHAVLADDFQPQVVECVRNRLLTPFGLRTLAPDAAAYKGRYEGNGESRDAAYHQGTVWPWLLGHYADALLHTAWDMNGAVQGLLDMVTPLFCQHLCEAGLGSISEVFDGSPPYNPGGCTAQAWSVAECLRMLKKLQKAAPDVYAHWEQRVAHCLAHPASGDKTGICRATMTLGVSASGSEE, encoded by the coding sequence ATGCGGTTCAGCTTTGACAAGGCAGCCTGCCAGAATACGCGCAGGGCGCTGCACCGGGAGTGGCTGCTCACCAACGAACGGGGCGACTGCTCCGGCAGCAGCATTTTGTGCTGCAACACGCGCAAATACCACGGCTTGCTAGCCGTCAACACGCCGTATGGCAGGCATGTACTGCTTTCTGCCCTTGAGGAATCGGTGTGCGGCGGCGGCAGGGAATTCTTTTTTTCTACCCGCCAGCATCCCGGCACGCTCTATCCCAACGGGCACGAGTATCTTGAAGCTTTTCAGCTCGATCAGTGGCCGCAGAGCACCTATCGGGTGGGCGAAGTAAGCCTGAGCCGCGAGGTGCTGCTTGCGCGGAATAAAAGCCTGCTGTTGCTGCGTTATGAACTGCGCGGTCCGGAGGATATCCCTCCGCTTACCCTGCGCATCAAGCCTTTGCTTGCCTACCGCAATATTCACGCGCTCACCCGGGCAAACCCGGCCTTGCGAACTGATACCCTCCTTGTGGCTGGCGGTTTTGCCGCTCGCCCGTATGAGAGCTTGCCCCCCCTGTATATTCAGGCCGCCGGGGATTCCGGCAAGGCTTGCACGAGGGCTGTAAATGCCGAGGGCGCGGCGACCAGCGAAAAATGCGGGCCGCATGCCGCCGCCAGTTTTTTGGCCGAGCCGGACTGGTGCCGCAATGTGGAATATTTTGAAGAGCGTGAGCGCGGTTTTGACGACAGTGAAGACCTCTTTATGCCCGGCACGCTTGAAATAGCTCTGCCGCCGTTGCCGCAGGGCGGCTACGTGTATGTGGCGGCTGGTACGGACGCCTGCGGTGAAAACCTGCGCACCCTGTGGGAGGCAGAGAGCCGCGCCCGCACAGATGCTCACCTTGCGGGGGGTGGCCTTGCCGGGCAACTGGCGCAGGCTGGCGGCCAGTTCTGCATTACGACGCCGTCCGGCCGAGCCACCGTGATTGCCGGATATCCCTGGTTTGACGACTGGGGGCGCGACACGCTTATCAGCCTGCCGGGGCTGACCTTTTACGCAGGACGCGAAGAATTTGGGCTGCACGTTCTGGCCGAGGTGGGGCGGCATATCCGCAACGGCCTTGTGCCCAACATGTTTTCGGAGTCGGGTGAGCAAGCCTACAATTCTGTGGACGCGTCCCTGTGGTATGCCTTTGCCCTGCAACAGGTGCTGGCCGCTGTTCCTGATGGTCTGGCCTGGGTGCGGCAACATGCCTGGGACGCCCTGAAAGCCATCATCAAGGGCTACCGCAAGGGGCCGGGCATGGGCATCTTTGTGGATGCCGAGGGCCTGCTGCATGCGGGCGATGCCCACACCCAGCTTACCTGGATGGATGCCCAGGTGAACGGCTGCCCGGTTACGCCCCGGCATGGCTGCCCTGTGGAAATCAACGCCCTCTGGTACAACACGCTTGCCTTTGCCGACAGCCTTGCCGCCGCATTTCAGGAGCCGCTGCTCACGGGCGAGCGCCAGCGTGCCGCCATGCGCGATGCGTTTTTGCGCCGCTTCTGGGCAACCGAGGAGGGCGGCTATCTGGGTGACGTGTGGCGCAACGGACAGCTCGACCGAAGCGTGCGTCCCAATCAGATATTTGCCGTGTCCCTGCCGCATGCCGTGCTTGCGGACGATTTTCAGCCGCAGGTTGTGGAATGTGTGCGCAACAGGCTGCTCACACCTTTTGGCCTGCGCACCCTTGCCCCTGATGCCGCCGCATACAAAGGCAGGTACGAAGGCAACGGCGAGAGCCGCGACGCAGCCTACCACCAGGGCACTGTCTGGCCCTGGCTGCTGGGCCATTATGCGGATGCACTGCTGCACACGGCCTGGGATATGAACGGCGCTGTTCAGGGTTTGCTTGATATGGTTACGCCCCTGTTTTGCCAGCATCTCTGCGAAGCCGGGCTTGGCAGCATTTCAGAAGTGTTTGACGGTTCCCCGCCATACAATCCCGGCGGCTGCACCGCCCAGGCCTGGAGCGTGGCCGAGTGCCTGCGCATGCTCAAAAAACTGCAAAAGGCCGCGCCGGATGTTTACGCCCATTGGGAGCAAAGGGTGGCGCATTGTCTGGCCCATCCCGCATCCGGCGACAAAACCGGCATATGCAGGGCAACCATGACTCTGGGCGTGTCAGCGTCCGGCAGTGAAGAATAA
- a CDS encoding glycosyltransferase family 4 protein, with product MRVLMFGWEFPPHISGGLGTACFGMTQALAKKGAEIVFVLPRVDGGSGQNSFLRLRGASGTPVAAQLAESMAQAGHELWASSIRCLPVESPLVPYLTPQGYAEALENLRHEPGNAASTRAFAPHAGHAACEGEITFELHGGYGADLLAEVQRYSRLAGAIAVQEQFDVIHVHDWMTYPAGMMARALTGKPLVAHIHATEYDRSGLNINEQVAGIERAGLNAADVVVAVSRLTRKTVIERYGVAPEKVVVVHNAVARHEAGRCYLVPQRIRHEKRVLFLGRVTFQKGPEYFMEAARLVLQKIPNVRFFMAGSGDMLPALIRRAGQLRMGRRFHFAGFLRGEDVDRMFALSDLYVMPSVSEPFGITPLEAMLYDVPVLLSRQSGVSEVLEHALKADFWDTRDMADKICAVLRYPCLAAELVKNCREEMKSIRWENAADQLLTIYRDVLGGH from the coding sequence ATGCGAGTGCTTATGTTTGGCTGGGAATTTCCGCCCCATATCAGTGGAGGCCTGGGAACGGCATGCTTTGGCATGACGCAGGCTTTGGCGAAAAAAGGGGCGGAGATCGTTTTTGTACTGCCCCGCGTGGACGGCGGCAGCGGGCAGAACAGCTTTTTGCGACTGCGGGGGGCTTCCGGCACTCCGGTTGCGGCCCAGCTTGCGGAAAGTATGGCGCAGGCCGGGCATGAACTCTGGGCCAGCAGCATCCGCTGCCTGCCGGTGGAAAGCCCGCTTGTTCCCTACCTCACGCCGCAGGGCTATGCCGAAGCGCTGGAAAATCTGCGGCATGAGCCAGGCAATGCGGCGAGTACGCGCGCTTTTGCGCCGCATGCGGGCCATGCCGCCTGCGAAGGCGAAATTACGTTTGAACTGCACGGCGGTTATGGAGCTGACCTCTTGGCCGAGGTGCAGCGTTACAGCCGTCTGGCCGGGGCCATTGCCGTGCAGGAACAGTTTGACGTCATCCACGTGCACGACTGGATGACCTATCCTGCGGGCATGATGGCCCGGGCGCTGACGGGCAAACCCCTGGTGGCGCATATTCACGCCACGGAATACGACCGCAGCGGCCTGAACATCAACGAGCAGGTGGCGGGCATAGAACGCGCCGGGCTGAATGCCGCCGATGTGGTGGTGGCCGTAAGCCGTCTAACCCGAAAAACAGTCATTGAACGCTACGGCGTAGCCCCCGAAAAGGTGGTGGTAGTGCACAATGCCGTTGCGCGGCATGAGGCCGGGCGCTGCTATCTTGTGCCGCAACGCATACGGCATGAAAAGCGCGTGTTGTTCCTCGGCCGGGTGACATTCCAGAAAGGGCCGGAATACTTCATGGAAGCGGCCCGCCTTGTGCTGCAAAAAATCCCCAATGTCCGCTTTTTCATGGCTGGCAGCGGAGACATGCTGCCGGCGTTGATCCGCAGGGCAGGGCAGTTGCGCATGGGGCGGCGCTTCCATTTTGCCGGATTTTTGCGCGGCGAGGATGTGGACCGCATGTTCGCCCTCAGCGATCTTTATGTCATGCCTTCAGTCTCCGAGCCTTTCGGCATAACGCCGCTGGAGGCCATGCTTTACGATGTGCCGGTGCTGCTCTCGCGCCAGTCGGGCGTTTCAGAAGTGCTGGAGCACGCCCTCAAGGCTGATTTTTGGGATACGCGCGACATGGCCGACAAAATCTGCGCCGTGCTGCGTTACCCCTGCCTTGCCGCCGAACTGGTGAAAAACTGCCGCGAAGAAATGAAATCCATTAGATGGGAAAATGCCGCCGACCAATTGCTGACCATTTACCGGGATGTCCTTGGAGGTCACTGA
- a CDS encoding serine hydrolase domain-containing protein — MIWHYAHSHTLNPWAACTTYLGGIMIYRRAVSSRFSQVPRVACLSVILGVACLMMVACAGIKTREADDLRSTVVALAAKKAALPEVPGLSVALLRKGEDTPVCAAFGNTSLENPTPMTTASRFKIGSVTKVFTATLIHRLIEEGKLDYNTPISRFFPTYPNGKNITVRNLLEHTSGMPEMLALVQVQQNLARYWSAVELIDMAAKQPPLFRPGTRQQYCNTGFLMLAVIAEKITGRPYGEQVLDMFVGKLGMKSLMVGVDGAVVTRLANGYTSNGSEMQLPLAASIAIAKGTGNLEAAPDDVVRLVNLDRVLKNNVLESLPLRPLVLPDGKEAVSISKNNHYVSSELDGCTLFLFNEPSIDLTGKLGLFPGFGTAYFYDRQTGYAVAVSVNNEKAISHAIALGAEILQAMRQRSAETAR; from the coding sequence ATGATTTGGCACTATGCCCACAGCCATACGCTGAATCCCTGGGCGGCCTGCACCACATACCTTGGGGGAATTATGATCTACCGCCGCGCTGTTTCGTCCCGGTTTTCTCAAGTTCCACGTGTTGCTTGTCTGTCGGTCATCCTTGGCGTGGCGTGTCTCATGATGGTTGCCTGCGCTGGCATAAAAACGCGTGAAGCAGATGATCTCCGTAGCACGGTAGTGGCGCTGGCTGCAAAAAAAGCAGCCTTGCCGGAAGTTCCTGGGCTTTCGGTTGCCTTGCTGCGCAAGGGGGAGGATACCCCCGTGTGCGCTGCCTTTGGCAATACCTCGCTGGAAAATCCCACGCCCATGACTACAGCCTCGCGGTTTAAAATAGGCTCTGTAACCAAGGTTTTTACGGCTACGCTTATCCATCGCCTTATTGAAGAGGGCAAGCTGGACTACAACACACCCATAAGTCGATTTTTCCCCACCTATCCCAACGGCAAGAATATTACCGTGCGCAATCTGCTGGAGCACACGTCGGGCATGCCGGAAATGCTTGCCCTTGTGCAGGTGCAGCAGAATTTGGCCCGTTACTGGTCAGCAGTGGAGCTTATTGACATGGCGGCAAAGCAGCCGCCTCTGTTCCGGCCCGGCACACGGCAGCAATATTGTAATACCGGTTTCCTCATGCTTGCTGTTATTGCCGAAAAAATTACTGGCCGCCCCTATGGGGAGCAGGTGCTCGACATGTTTGTGGGCAAGCTGGGCATGAAGTCCCTGATGGTGGGCGTGGACGGAGCGGTGGTCACTCGCCTGGCAAATGGTTACACTTCTAACGGGAGCGAAATGCAACTGCCACTGGCAGCCAGTATTGCCATTGCCAAGGGCACAGGCAACCTTGAAGCCGCCCCGGATGATGTGGTGCGCCTTGTAAATCTTGACCGCGTGCTGAAAAACAACGTTCTTGAATCGTTGCCTCTCAGGCCTCTGGTTTTGCCAGATGGAAAGGAGGCCGTATCCATCTCAAAGAATAATCACTATGTCAGCAGTGAACTTGATGGTTGCACACTCTTTTTATTCAACGAACCCAGCATAGATCTGACAGGCAAGCTTGGATTATTCCCCGGCTTTGGCACGGCGTATTTTTATGACCGTCAGACAGGCTATGCCGTTGCTGTGAGCGTGAACAACGAAAAGGCCATTTCGCATGCCATAGCTCTGGGAGCGGAGATATTGCAGGCCATGAGGCAGCGGAGTGCGGAAACGGCACGTTGA